The following are from one region of the Actinomyces sp. oral taxon 897 genome:
- a CDS encoding MFS transporter, which translates to MTSSYARILSRPGALQFSAAGFLARFPMSMVGISTILTVQSLYGNYTSAGGVSAALVVATAVGAPVLARLVDARGQSRVMLPAVLGSALGMVGMITAAGLRAPLWVLVALALVAGGLGGSMGSLVRSRWTTVLDSPDDIHTAFSLEAALDEVVFVVGPVAATALCTSAALPVTSGWVAALCLHLGGGLWLLSQRATEPPAHGPGPASALSRPRRSQGRAAGRDQADAQDRSAGRSQAADPANGRSRADRAGPGPDATALHPGPSRTATSALRHGAVLAVVAVFLGSGALFGANDVTAVAFATEQGRPSSSGLVLAAWALGSLSAALVYGSRTWAWPMWRQFLVGVLALALGASTFILAGSVPVLMVLMLVTGTSIAPTVTVGNHIVQAVTPRDQLTEGLTWVGTAMNVGVSLGSLLAGRLVDTHGSRGGYVLVTVFAWLSVLVALATIGVVRRARVHHHLPEA; encoded by the coding sequence GTGACCTCGAGCTATGCCCGGATCCTGAGCAGGCCCGGCGCCCTCCAGTTCTCGGCCGCCGGCTTCCTGGCCCGCTTCCCCATGTCCATGGTGGGTATCTCCACCATCCTGACCGTCCAGTCCCTCTACGGGAACTACACCTCCGCCGGCGGGGTGAGCGCCGCCCTGGTCGTCGCCACCGCCGTCGGGGCCCCGGTCCTGGCGCGCCTGGTGGACGCCCGCGGACAGTCCCGGGTCATGCTGCCCGCCGTGCTCGGCTCGGCCCTGGGAATGGTGGGGATGATCACTGCAGCCGGCCTCCGGGCCCCGCTGTGGGTCCTGGTGGCCCTGGCGTTGGTGGCCGGGGGCCTGGGCGGGTCCATGGGTTCCCTGGTCCGCTCCCGCTGGACCACGGTGCTGGACAGCCCCGACGACATCCACACGGCCTTCTCCCTGGAGGCGGCCCTGGACGAGGTCGTCTTCGTGGTGGGGCCGGTGGCGGCCACCGCCCTGTGCACCTCCGCGGCGCTGCCGGTGACCTCCGGGTGGGTCGCCGCCCTGTGCCTGCACCTGGGAGGCGGGCTGTGGCTCCTCTCCCAGCGTGCTACCGAGCCCCCGGCCCACGGCCCGGGACCGGCGTCCGCCTTGAGCAGACCCAGGCGCTCGCAGGGCCGGGCGGCCGGGCGGGACCAGGCGGATGCGCAGGACCGCTCGGCCGGGCGGAGCCAGGCGGCCGACCCCGCGAACGGGCGGAGCCGGGCGGACAGGGCAGGCCCCGGGCCCGACGCGACCGCCCTCCACCCGGGGCCGTCCCGCACGGCGACGTCGGCCCTGAGGCACGGCGCGGTCCTGGCGGTGGTGGCCGTGTTCCTGGGCAGCGGCGCCCTGTTCGGCGCCAATGACGTCACCGCGGTGGCCTTCGCCACCGAGCAGGGGCGTCCCTCCTCCTCCGGCTTGGTGCTGGCGGCCTGGGCGCTGGGTTCCCTGAGCGCCGCGCTCGTCTACGGCTCACGGACCTGGGCCTGGCCCATGTGGAGGCAGTTCCTCGTGGGCGTCCTCGCCCTGGCGCTGGGTGCCTCCACCTTCATCCTGGCCGGCTCGGTCCCGGTGCTCATGGTCCTCATGCTGGTCACGGGCACGTCCATCGCCCCGACCGTTACCGTGGGCAACCACATCGTCCAGGCGGTCACCCCCCGTGACCAGCTCACCGAGGGCCTGACCTGGGTGGGTACCGCCATGAACGTGGGCGTCTCCCTGGGCTCGCTGCTGGCCGGCCGCCTGGTGGACACCCACGGCTCCCGCGGCGGGTACGTGCTCGTGACCGTCTTCGCCTGGCTGTCGGTGCTCGTGGCCCTGGCCACCATTGGCGTCGTACGCCGGGCCCGGGTCCACCACCACCTGCCGGAGGCGTAG
- a CDS encoding variant leucine-rich repeat-containing protein codes for MSQSQADLLARASDPNAPLEDLHRLAQDYPGLRPAIAANPSTYPALLEWLGSLGDPAVNAALAARFGGADPSEAATMAIQSPRPTAQPGVGTDTAIRPGPPGRDTKVIPAQDSAQLAQDQWAAQSAQSAAAATTSMGAVGTPEPVHYSRTYTRPTSSVVPVGPAVPISPGAGAVPGAGTGAMGPQADLLSGQQDILEEHHQSNAVLWVLTGVVVVLVAGTLTWFLTANNRKPTAVQTTSSTTQEASVPQTTATTGAGKPTPTPSATPTPTPTATPTALRYPAPATAQQLSSFTAPSGNITCRLDGDTASCTIKEYNFTAQGASCSASSKPFTSSVGKSGQATGSCSQSFSPVGVTLDYGASAKNGTVACTSDESGITCWSQITGEGFTMARNGANSTHR; via the coding sequence ATGTCCCAGTCTCAGGCTGACCTCCTTGCACGTGCCTCAGACCCCAACGCCCCCCTGGAGGATCTCCACCGGCTGGCGCAGGACTACCCGGGACTGCGGCCAGCCATCGCCGCTAACCCGAGTACCTACCCGGCGCTGCTGGAGTGGCTCGGCAGCCTCGGCGACCCGGCGGTCAACGCCGCCCTGGCCGCCCGCTTCGGCGGCGCGGACCCCTCGGAGGCGGCCACCATGGCGATACAGAGCCCCAGGCCGACCGCCCAGCCGGGCGTGGGCACGGACACCGCCATCAGGCCCGGCCCCCCCGGCCGGGACACCAAGGTCATCCCCGCCCAGGACTCGGCCCAGCTCGCCCAGGACCAGTGGGCGGCCCAGTCCGCCCAGTCCGCCGCGGCAGCCACCACCAGCATGGGCGCGGTCGGCACCCCGGAGCCGGTCCACTACAGCCGGACCTACACCCGCCCCACCTCCTCCGTCGTCCCGGTGGGCCCCGCCGTACCGATCAGCCCCGGGGCGGGCGCCGTTCCGGGGGCCGGGACGGGGGCCATGGGCCCGCAGGCCGACCTCCTGAGCGGCCAGCAGGACATACTGGAGGAGCACCACCAGTCCAACGCCGTCCTGTGGGTCCTCACCGGCGTCGTCGTGGTACTCGTGGCAGGCACCCTGACGTGGTTCCTCACCGCCAACAACCGCAAGCCCACGGCCGTCCAGACCACCTCCAGCACCACCCAGGAGGCCTCCGTCCCCCAGACGACCGCTACGACCGGTGCGGGCAAGCCCACCCCGACCCCCAGTGCCACGCCCACGCCCACGCCCACCGCCACCCCCACCGCGCTGCGCTACCCGGCCCCCGCCACCGCCCAGCAGCTGTCGAGCTTCACCGCCCCCAGCGGCAACATCACCTGCCGCCTGGACGGGGACACGGCCTCGTGCACCATTAAGGAGTACAACTTCACCGCCCAGGGAGCCTCCTGCTCGGCCAGCTCCAAGCCCTTCACCAGCTCGGTGGGCAAGTCCGGCCAGGCCACGGGCTCGTGCTCCCAGTCCTTCTCCCCGGTGGGGGTGACCCTGGACTACGGGGCCAGCGCCAAGAACGGGACCGTGGCCTGCACGTCCGACGAGTCCGGGATCACCTGCTGGAGCCAGATCACCGGGGAGGGCTTCACCATGGCGCGCAACGGCGCCAACTCCACCCACCGGTGA
- a CDS encoding AAA family ATPase codes for MTTPDPRRRAGSHAAPSFPPAAATSPAPTPSSSHSTLSASDLDRADDLLSKVASVYSERVVGQQRLRVALLSSLIAGGHVLLESVPGLAKTTAAQALAAAVSGSFRRIQCTPDLMPNDIIGTQVLNVSTGEMSTQLGPVHANIVLLDEINRSSAKTQSAMLEAMQERQTSIGGVVYPLPTPFMVLATQNPIEEEGTYVLPEAQMDRFLMKEVLTYPSPADEADILERVASGAFERRIKHPPISIRDVMWLQEAVNAVYVAPVIRQYIVALVGTTRGSGPRPVAGIERHVRVGASPRGAIALMKVAQSIALQDGRGYVTPDDVRLLRHPVLRHRLVLTYDALADDVAPESIIDAVFQAVPTP; via the coding sequence ATGACCACCCCCGATCCCCGGCGCCGTGCTGGCAGCCACGCCGCGCCGAGCTTCCCGCCCGCGGCGGCCACCTCACCGGCCCCCACCCCCTCTTCCTCCCACTCCACCCTGTCGGCCTCGGACCTGGACCGGGCCGACGACCTGCTGTCCAAGGTCGCCAGCGTCTACTCCGAGCGGGTGGTGGGACAGCAGCGCCTGCGGGTGGCCCTGCTCTCCTCCCTCATTGCCGGGGGGCACGTGCTGCTGGAGTCCGTGCCCGGCCTGGCCAAGACCACGGCGGCCCAGGCCCTGGCCGCCGCCGTCTCGGGGTCGTTCCGGCGTATCCAGTGCACCCCCGACCTCATGCCGAACGACATTATCGGCACCCAGGTCCTCAATGTCTCCACCGGTGAGATGAGTACCCAGCTGGGGCCGGTGCACGCCAATATTGTCCTCCTGGACGAGATCAACCGCTCCAGCGCCAAGACCCAGTCAGCCATGCTGGAGGCCATGCAGGAGCGTCAGACGTCTATCGGCGGTGTTGTCTACCCTCTCCCCACCCCCTTCATGGTCCTGGCCACGCAGAACCCCATTGAGGAGGAAGGGACCTACGTCCTACCTGAGGCCCAGATGGACCGCTTCCTCATGAAGGAGGTCCTGACCTACCCCAGCCCTGCCGACGAGGCCGACATCCTGGAGCGCGTCGCCAGCGGCGCGTTCGAGAGGCGGATCAAGCACCCCCCGATCTCCATCCGTGACGTCATGTGGCTCCAGGAGGCGGTCAACGCCGTCTACGTGGCCCCCGTCATCCGCCAGTACATTGTGGCCCTGGTGGGGACCACCCGGGGCTCGGGGCCCCGCCCGGTGGCCGGTATCGAGCGGCACGTGCGGGTGGGCGCCTCCCCGCGCGGGGCCATCGCCCTCATGAAGGTGGCCCAGTCCATCGCCCTCCAGGACGGCCGCGGCTACGTCACCCCCGACGACGTGCGCCTCCTGCGCCACCCCGTCCTGCGCCACCGCCTGGTCCTGACCTATGACGCCCTGGCCGACGACGTCGCCCCCGAGTCCATTATCGACGCGGTCTTCCAGGCCGTCCCCACGCCCTGA
- a CDS encoding DUF58 domain-containing protein, whose amino-acid sequence MSAPSPSGASSLYPPQEQSVPRPSRGSRLAGVRRRMSLPVVRRASGLLDGRNRSIFVGHGQDFSDLSLYRPGDDVEDIDWKATARNGKPVIKRFQRESNLPLVLALDTGRTMGAQAPSGEDKRDLALFTAEILAYLARMRGDTVAVVAGDAQRLVSRPPRSGSEHAEMILTLMARQLWHLDELDPLAAPASDVSRVLERVSTTFRRRSLVALVTDTSHPDASASDWLRRLSVQHELMVVQVADDLPVAPGKGRSRDVEMVHELPAFLREDASLAAEMAGADASRRGQVSALLDSRHLEHTTVTSSSTLVPALAELLRRQRLASSRRRRVI is encoded by the coding sequence ATGTCAGCTCCCAGCCCCTCCGGCGCCTCCTCGCTCTACCCGCCCCAGGAGCAGTCCGTCCCCCGGCCCAGCCGCGGCTCGCGGCTGGCGGGCGTGCGACGTCGTATGAGCCTGCCCGTGGTCCGGCGTGCCTCCGGGCTGCTGGACGGGCGCAACCGCTCCATCTTCGTGGGGCACGGCCAGGACTTCTCCGACCTGAGCCTCTACCGGCCCGGGGACGATGTGGAGGACATCGACTGGAAGGCCACCGCCCGCAACGGCAAGCCGGTCATCAAGCGCTTCCAGAGGGAGTCCAACCTGCCCCTGGTCCTGGCCCTGGACACCGGGCGCACCATGGGCGCCCAGGCCCCCAGCGGGGAGGACAAGCGCGACCTGGCCCTCTTCACCGCCGAGATCCTGGCCTACCTGGCCCGGATGCGCGGGGACACCGTGGCCGTGGTGGCCGGGGACGCCCAGCGGCTGGTCTCCCGCCCCCCGCGCTCGGGCAGCGAGCACGCCGAGATGATCCTGACCCTTATGGCCCGCCAGCTGTGGCACCTGGATGAGCTCGACCCCCTGGCCGCCCCCGCCTCGGACGTCTCGCGCGTCCTGGAGCGGGTCTCCACGACCTTCCGACGCCGCAGCCTGGTGGCGCTGGTCACCGACACCTCCCACCCGGACGCCTCCGCCAGCGACTGGCTGCGCCGCCTGAGCGTCCAGCACGAGCTCATGGTCGTCCAGGTGGCCGACGACCTGCCGGTGGCCCCCGGCAAGGGCCGCAGCCGCGACGTGGAGATGGTCCACGAGCTGCCCGCCTTCCTGCGTGAGGACGCCTCCCTGGCCGCCGAGATGGCCGGGGCCGACGCCTCCCGCCGCGGCCAGGTCTCCGCCCTCCTCGACTCCCGACACCTGGAGCACACCACCGTGACCTCCTCATCGACCCTCGTACCCGCCCTGGCCGAGCTCCTGCGCCGTCAGCGCCTGGCCTCCTCCCGCAGGCGGCGGGTGATCTGA
- a CDS encoding alpha-amylase produces MTLNSPVLMPLWWIMAAIVGLLLVTAWLVWVFVSTARDTSSRVGDIPLAPGDRSRWLGCVQDAAAAYEAGELSVRDLHLELAAVLRGFATQRTGTPMESLTVAEILDLAQGADRRSVIDRIRFLRSRRRPVDRNPLGYVGELLTVWEQPSFDAVTRADALEAVHETMEVVTRW; encoded by the coding sequence GTGACGCTCAACTCCCCCGTCCTCATGCCCCTGTGGTGGATCATGGCCGCCATCGTGGGCCTGCTGCTGGTGACGGCCTGGCTGGTCTGGGTGTTCGTGAGCACCGCCCGGGACACCTCCTCCCGGGTCGGTGACATCCCCCTGGCGCCCGGGGACCGGAGCCGGTGGCTGGGCTGCGTGCAGGACGCCGCTGCCGCCTACGAGGCCGGTGAGCTCAGCGTGCGCGACCTCCACCTGGAGCTGGCCGCCGTCCTGCGGGGCTTCGCCACCCAGCGCACCGGAACCCCCATGGAGTCGCTCACGGTGGCCGAGATCCTCGACCTGGCCCAGGGGGCCGACCGGCGCAGCGTGATCGACCGTATCCGCTTCCTGCGCTCCCGGCGTCGCCCCGTGGACCGCAACCCCCTGGGGTACGTCGGGGAGCTGCTGACCGTGTGGGAGCAGCCCTCCTTTGACGCGGTCACCCGCGCCGACGCCCTGGAGGCCGTCCACGAGACCATGGAGGTGGTGACACGATGGTAA
- a CDS encoding vWA domain-containing protein, which produces MSWLAWALVLAGLVLAGLAVAGVLGSQAVRLAASRGLRRVANSAGLLTAPAVRRRIRLRRWTYAALGGVVAVALVAAAGIAGRPVHRTVRNDQLANRDIMLCLDVSLSMIGVDAKVLKTFSTLVDSFEGERVGLTAWNNTAQTIVPLTDDYDTLRNQLTEVANALDFDTSTATYHDPAYQRYARTFAGTTNRDIKASSLDGDGLASCAAAMGNQSVKDRPRILILATDNQVYDDYHLQIYSLQAAADFATQNNIKLITLFGVDAKNLDPGITQADIDAARTEIKNVTLEHNGLFYEVDDPNATSTIVNEVESTQVKEARENTQVRTTDVPEVWAVVLAGAVLVLLAGAVWRRA; this is translated from the coding sequence ATGAGCTGGCTGGCATGGGCCCTGGTCCTGGCGGGCCTGGTCCTGGCGGGCCTGGCCGTCGCCGGGGTGCTGGGGAGCCAGGCCGTGCGCCTGGCCGCGAGCCGGGGCCTGCGGCGGGTGGCCAACTCCGCCGGGCTCCTGACCGCCCCCGCGGTCCGACGTCGGATCAGGCTCCGGCGCTGGACCTACGCGGCCCTGGGCGGGGTGGTGGCGGTGGCCCTGGTGGCGGCGGCCGGGATCGCGGGACGGCCCGTGCACCGCACGGTGCGCAACGACCAGCTGGCCAACCGCGACATTATGCTCTGCCTGGACGTGTCGCTCTCCATGATCGGGGTGGACGCCAAGGTCCTGAAGACCTTCAGCACGCTCGTGGACTCCTTCGAGGGGGAGAGGGTGGGGCTGACGGCCTGGAACAACACGGCGCAGACGATCGTCCCCCTCACCGACGACTACGACACCCTGCGCAACCAGCTCACCGAGGTGGCCAACGCGCTGGACTTCGACACCAGCACCGCCACGTACCACGACCCCGCCTACCAGCGCTACGCGCGGACCTTCGCGGGCACCACCAACAGGGACATCAAGGCCTCCTCCCTGGACGGGGACGGGCTGGCCTCGTGCGCGGCCGCCATGGGCAACCAGAGCGTCAAGGACCGGCCCCGGATCCTCATCCTGGCCACCGACAACCAGGTCTACGACGACTACCACCTCCAGATCTACTCCCTGCAGGCCGCCGCGGACTTCGCCACCCAGAACAATATCAAGCTCATTACCCTGTTCGGCGTGGACGCCAAGAACCTGGACCCCGGTATCACCCAGGCCGATATCGACGCCGCCCGCACCGAGATCAAGAACGTCACCCTCGAGCACAACGGGCTCTTCTACGAGGTCGACGACCCCAACGCCACTTCCACCATTGTCAACGAGGTCGAGAGCACCCAGGTCAAGGAGGCCCGGGAGAACACCCAGGTCCGCACCACCGACGTCCCCGAGGTCTGGGCGGTCGTGCTCGCCGGGGCGGTCCTGGTCCTGCTCGCCGGAGCCGTCTGGAGGCGCGCATGA
- a CDS encoding vWA domain-containing protein, which produces MTFVPMVPVAVIVLLVVAYAVLLWLGARWIRHGGAEPGAWRRWWRRGALAALVPVILAGPSVELKEKVPVSSIEVYLVVDRTGSMAAQDWDGGKGTRLDGVRADLTAIRDAYADARFSVIALDSTAARELPLTSDVEALTTWIANLTPEISSRSSGSSVDRALPLVTQILSDAKEHRPGGSRILYVLSDGESTEDGATPGTINPSWSTVAGYIQGGAVLGYGTKEGGTMRQNTGTGATDAPLIQDPSGKDAVSVPDTQALSALASALGVTYIQRTGTNDEPTSKFTDLSVEGKTTEEDRTRRSSRYVVWPLGVVAAGLLIWEVASLGRADVAARRLVSRSSLTPTQTGGRR; this is translated from the coding sequence ATGACCTTCGTACCCATGGTCCCCGTGGCCGTCATCGTCCTGCTGGTCGTGGCCTACGCCGTCCTGCTGTGGCTCGGCGCCAGGTGGATCCGCCACGGCGGCGCCGAGCCGGGGGCCTGGCGGCGCTGGTGGCGCCGTGGCGCCCTGGCCGCCCTGGTCCCGGTCATCCTGGCGGGGCCCTCCGTGGAGCTCAAGGAGAAGGTCCCCGTCTCCAGCATCGAGGTCTACCTGGTGGTGGACCGCACCGGCTCCATGGCCGCCCAGGACTGGGACGGGGGCAAGGGGACCCGTCTGGACGGGGTGCGCGCCGACCTGACCGCCATCCGTGACGCCTACGCCGACGCCCGCTTCTCCGTCATCGCCCTGGACTCCACGGCGGCCCGTGAGCTGCCCCTGACCAGCGACGTCGAGGCCCTCACCACCTGGATCGCCAACCTGACCCCGGAGATCTCCTCCCGCTCCTCCGGCTCCTCCGTGGACCGCGCCCTGCCCCTGGTCACCCAGATCCTCTCCGACGCCAAGGAGCACCGTCCCGGTGGCTCGCGGATCCTCTACGTCCTGTCCGACGGGGAGTCCACCGAGGACGGCGCCACCCCGGGCACCATTAACCCCAGCTGGTCCACGGTGGCCGGCTACATCCAGGGCGGCGCCGTCCTGGGCTACGGCACCAAGGAGGGGGGCACCATGCGGCAGAACACCGGCACCGGTGCCACCGACGCCCCCCTCATCCAGGACCCCAGCGGCAAGGACGCTGTCTCCGTGCCCGACACCCAGGCGCTCTCGGCCCTCGCCTCGGCCCTGGGCGTGACCTATATCCAGCGTACCGGCACCAATGACGAGCCCACGAGCAAGTTCACCGACCTGAGCGTGGAGGGCAAGACCACCGAGGAGGACCGCACCCGTCGCTCCAGCCGCTACGTCGTGTGGCCCCTGGGGGTCGTGGCCGCCGGGCTGCTCATCTGGGAGGTCGCCAGCCTGGGCCGGGCGGACGTGGCCGCCCGTCGCCTGGTGTCCCGCTCCTCACTGACCCCCACGCAGACAGGAGGCCGCCGATGA